In Brassica napus cultivar Da-Ae chromosome A3, Da-Ae, whole genome shotgun sequence, the sequence AGCTAACTTGGCTCGCTTCAACTCCACTCAATAATATTAGGctgattttaagttttataaatatgttttttgccATTATTATGAGCTCAATGTGAGCTAAGTTATAGTAACAAATCGTGTGTGAAGAAGCTATTTAAAAGGGTGGAAGTTAATTCTTTTTGACCGGTTAATACTGGTCCACAAACCGTTTTGAAGACTATAAGAAAGGAGTTGTCCTCCTAGCTCATATATTATTAACTATTAGTCCGGTTTACTCTGCTTGTTACGAATATCAAAACAACAACACACACGTGCATGAGCAAAATCAAGAACCGAGACGTGATCTCGTTGTCCTAATACTTTTGTTTTTGTCGCCCAACTACACGCCGTCTAAGTTTACCGAATGCCAAGTGGAATCAAGACTTTATTCAACGTTGACGTGTAATCACTATACACCAATCAACGTTTGCCACGTCCCAATGGATGCCTTTTTATCGCTACTTACGTCATCACACACGTCAACCTTTTTGATCAAAGGGGATGAAAAGTCGTGAATGGCGTCGTCACATGAGCCTCTCGCTAATTTAACCTCTCACCAGTGACACTCCGTTCCTCTTCACTTTCTTTCTTCCGTATACCATCTTtgtgactctctctctctcgaagcTTTGTAAACTATGGCTTCATCTAGGAAGAAGGTACGATCTCGTTGTTTTCATCCTTGTACATATATACGTAAGGGatcttttaatttatgttaattttcgTTAGGTTGTCTTGGTGAtccgagtttttttttttttttaaggttttGATCCCTATCGCTCATGGGACTGAGCCCCTAGAAGCATTGGCGATGATCACCGTATTGCGACGAAGTGGCGCTTACGTGACGGTGGCTTCCGTTGAGAATCAGGTTGGCGTTGATGCTTGTCATGGAATCAAGATGGTCGCCGACACTCTCCTCTCTGACATTACCAACTCTACTTTCGATCTTATCATGCTCCCCGTAAGTCTCTCGGTTACTACATCTTGCAATAATTGACAACTAATTAAGGAGATGGTCGGAACGAATTGTTAGTTTTTTAACTCAAAATACACAAGAAACATGTTAATATAAGCCTTAAAATCTATTCTGGCCATGTAGCAGTAGAAATGATTGGAGCTAGCCAATATATCATGTGTTCTTGTATTCCTATGATAATATTATCTCTCTTTCAATTTGGTAGACTATGTTAAGTTTTATGTCGTTTACTTTATCGCATTTGTTTCCGCATATGTTCCTTCTCATGTCTGTAATAGTAGATCGACCAATATATTATTTAGCAATCAATTAGCAATGTGAAACTAGTCCACAGATTATTGCTTTTGAAGTTCCCTGAAGTACCTTAAGAGATGATTTGCTGAGACTACATTTGATTATATGATTGATAAAAAGGGAGGGCTTCCCGGCGGCGAGACTCTTAAAAATTGCAAACCATTAGAGAACATGGTAAAGAAACAAGAGACAGATGGGCGACTTAACGCAGCTATCTGTTGTGCTCCTGCTTTGGCTCTTGGTACTTGGGGTTTACTAGAGGGCAAAAAAGTAAGTCAGAAGCAATAAAATGTCAAAAAACGTTACTATTTCTTGTTTTCAGTTCTTGTCTTAATATGTCTGGATTGCATGGGTTTCTTGCAGGCAACATGTTACCCGGTGTTTATGGAGAAACTTGCAGCTACTTGTGGAACTGCTAGTGAATCAAGAGTGGAGATAGATGGAAAGATAGTGACCAGTCGAGGACCAGGAACCACCATTGAATTCTCCCTCACTCTTATTGAGAAGTTGTGTGGGAAACAGACAGCTGTTGATGTCTCTAGTATCTTGGTATAGTTCTGTCTCTGCCCTCTTTTATCAGCAACATAGTAACTAAAGCTATAGTGTTCAGACTTGCTTTGTCATCTTGGACTTACTTGTTCTCTTTATTAATATCAGCTGCCTCGTCCTAACCCTGGTGAGGAGTTTACCTTTACTGAGCTTAACCAAATAAACTGGACATTCGAAGATACCCCACAGGTATATACATGTGTTCATTTACCTCTCCACTTAGTCCTTTATAAATACACTCCTAGACTACAAAgatgtgttttcttgtttcaGATTCTTGTTCCCATTGCCGAGGGATCAGATGAAATTGAAGCTATTTCGGTTGTAGATATCCTGAGGAGGGCAAAAGCAAATGTAGTGATTGCTTCAGTTAGCAACAGTTTGGAAGTTGTAGGATCACACAAAGCTAACCTAGTCGCAGATGTGCTTCTTGATGAGGTTTTAGAGAAGTCATTCGATATGATTATGTTGCCTGTGAGTgcttatatactttaaattttagaCATTCATTGAATAATAgtacaaaagaaaatatctaaCGTCCTCGATGTGTCACATTCAGGGTGGTCTTAACGGTGCTTCAAGATTGTCACGCTCCGAGAAACTGGTGAACATGTTAAAGAAACAAGCTGAAGCAAACAAACCATATGGAGGTATCTGCGCGTCGCCTGCTTACGTCTTTGAGCCTCATGGTTTACTCAAGGTGCAATATTCAAATCAGTACTTAAAATGTGAAAACGTTACAATCTTCTTGTTATATATCTTGAACTGACATGTAGAGACTTGTTTTGTATTAGGGTAAGAAGGCAACTACACACCCAGTGGTGAGCAACAGACTTTCGGACCAGAGTCACGTTGATCATAGAGTCGTTGTGGACGGAAATCTAATAACGAGCAGAGCTCCTGGGACTGCAATGGAGTGTGCACTTGCGATCGTTGAGAAGTTTTATGGGCGCGAGAAAGCGCTTCAACTTGCTAAGGCAACGCTTGTTTaacttcaaaaaatttaaagtgtGACGTGAAATAAAGGGTTTAGTTATCTCTCCATTGATGTTGAGTGACTTTGTAATAAGAGCTCTGGCTGAGTGGAGTAAGTGGGTAGTTAGTTTATGGCTTTACTGAACATGTAATTCATGTGTTTAAGGCATATTTGTTAACTTCTGGCGCAAttatagaagaagatattttactACCTTAAAATAATTTGAGTTACTAATTTACACATTTGGATATATCATTATACCATATAGTAAAGACATACATTATACCTCCTCAACTAAACCAAAGCTCATATTACAAAGTCACTCATGATCAATGAAGAGTAACTAAAGCTAGCCCTTACGTTCAACTCCCTCTTAAGCCTCATATTATACTTAAGTCTTTTCAATTTACACAAGTGTTGCCTCTCAGGTTCTCATACCTATAATGTTTGTGGTATTAGGATCTTATCAAATGGGACTGATAAAGTCCAATCTACACCAGCTATTTTAGTTCTATAATATGGATATCTGAAGTCCAACTCCTActtcaaaaataacattttcacAAGAAACACACATTTGATAATTTACAAACATATAAAAGAATGATCTCTTTTCTAATTCATACCATGACATAAATTAGCAAATATAACTTATTGTAAAATCCAAACAATCACATATCATATTCCTACTATACCACAGATTAGCAACAACagtaaaaacacacacaaatcaAATTAGATTGGAAAACTCACTAGTAATATTAGTAGTGGCAGTTTGTGTAACTGTCGTTAAAGTTAAGGGTCATTATGTTGAATCCGAAAAGATCAAGGGACTATGACCGAAGGGTTCGTAGATAACTAGTTTGGTATCGAAATACCGAAAGTACCCTCAAATGACCAGTTTCTGCTATTAAACCTTGGCAAAACCCTTGATTTAATTATCTTTTCCTTCCACCATTTTCCTTAGGGTTTCCCATGGCGACGCACACCATTTCTCGCTCCTTCCTTCGCCGTCCGGCGAAGTCTCTCTCCTCTCTGCTCACTCGATCCTTCGCCTCGTCACCTGCTCCTCTAGCCAAAACTCCGGCGTCTTCTCTCTCCACGCTCCGGTCCCGCCCCCTCGTCGCCGCCTTGTCCTCCGTCGCTCGCGGTGGATTTGTGTCTTTCAAAGGTCTTTCGACGCAGGCGACGTCGTCTTCCTTGAACGATCCGAATCCCAATTGGTCGAATAGGCCTCCCAAGGAGACGATTCTGCTCGATGGGTGTGATTTTGAGCATTGGCTTGTGGTTGTGGAGCCGCCTGAGGGAGATCTCACGAGGGATGAGATTATTGATGGGTATATCAAAACCCTTGCTCAGATTGTCGgaaggtaaaccattgattctTTTaggagatttagggttttgagcTAATTGAGAAAtgaatcgtttttttttttgaatgtgtTTCAGTGAAGAAGAAGCGAGGATGAAGATATACTCTGTTTCAACTCGGTGCTACTTTGCTTTTGGAGCTCTTGTGTCTGAAGATCTTTCTCACAAGCTCAAAGGTAGAGAGAATGTTGCATTCTTGAGGTTTTAGTTTTCgccatttttgtgtgtttaaagCTGCTTTTCTAATTGAATTTTTGTAACTCTGTAGAGTTGCCAAAGGTGCGGTGGGTTCTTCCTGATTCTTACCTTGATGTGAGGAACAAGGACTATGGAGGTAAGCCTTAGTGTGTGTTCTGTGTTACAAACTGAGAATAAAAGAAGTTGCTTTGCTATTCCATTTGAATTGTACCTGAGGTGAAAGTATCTATTGGTTACTTGCTTCATGCCCTTGTATTGGACTCTCACATCGGACGACTTctatttgatagttagtttacaTTTCTGCAAACAGTTTTGAAGTTGCTTTGTTGAAAGcttgacttttttttgtttctaaaatttGATTTCAGGGGAACCTTTCATTGATGGGAAGGCTGTTCCTTATGATCCCAAGTACCATGAGGAATGGATAAGGAACAATGCAAGAGCAAATGAAAGGAACAGGCGTAATGATCGTCCTCGCAACTTCGATAGAAGCAGAAACTTtgagaggagaagagagaacATGTCTGGAGGCCCTCCTCCCCAACGTACTCCCATGGGAGGCCCTCCTCCTCCACCTCACATGGGTGGCGCTGCTCCTCCTCCACCTCAAATGGGGCAGAACTACGGGGGACCACCACCACCGCAGAACAACATGGGAGGACAGAGGCCTCCACCAAACTATGGAGGAGCACCACCACAGAACAACATGCGAGGACAGAGGCCACCTGCAAGCTATGGAGGAGCACCACCGCCTAGCTACGGAGGAGGACCACCACCTAACTACGGAGGAGCACCACCGCCACCTAACTATGGAGGAGCAGTACCACCGCAGAACAGCATGGGAGGAGGTCCACCTAATGCAGGATGGTCAGGTAACAACAACTACCAGCAGCAGAGTGGTGGAATGCAGCAGCCACAGTACCAGAACAACTATCCACCGAACCGGGATGGCAGCGGGAACCCTTACCAGGGTTGAACCAGTCGTGGGTTTT encodes:
- the LOC106439390 gene encoding protein DJ-1 homolog A; protein product: MASSRKKVLIPIAHGTEPLEALAMITVLRRSGAYVTVASVENQVGVDACHGIKMVADTLLSDITNSTFDLIMLPGGLPGGETLKNCKPLENMVKKQETDGRLNAAICCAPALALGTWGLLEGKKATCYPVFMEKLAATCGTASESRVEIDGKIVTSRGPGTTIEFSLTLIEKLCGKQTAVDVSSILLPRPNPGEEFTFTELNQINWTFEDTPQILVPIAEGSDEIEAISVVDILRRAKANVVIASVSNSLEVVGSHKANLVADVLLDEVLEKSFDMIMLPGGLNGASRLSRSEKLVNMLKKQAEANKPYGGICASPAYVFEPHGLLKGKKATTHPVVSNRLSDQSHVDHRVVVDGNLITSRAPGTAMECALAIVEKFYGREKALQLAKATLV
- the LOC106439391 gene encoding multiple organellar RNA editing factor 8, chloroplastic/mitochondrial encodes the protein MATHTISRSFLRRPAKSLSSLLTRSFASSPAPLAKTPASSLSTLRSRPLVAALSSVARGGFVSFKGLSTQATSSSLNDPNPNWSNRPPKETILLDGCDFEHWLVVVEPPEGDLTRDEIIDGYIKTLAQIVGSEEEARMKIYSVSTRCYFAFGALVSEDLSHKLKELPKVRWVLPDSYLDVRNKDYGGEPFIDGKAVPYDPKYHEEWIRNNARANERNRRNDRPRNFDRSRNFERRRENMSGGPPPQRTPMGGPPPPPHMGGAAPPPPQMGQNYGGPPPPQNNMGGQRPPPNYGGAPPQNNMRGQRPPASYGGAPPPSYGGGPPPNYGGAPPPPNYGGAVPPQNSMGGGPPNAGWSGNNNYQQQSGGMQQPQYQNNYPPNRDGSGNPYQG